From one Stieleria sp. JC731 genomic stretch:
- the rpe gene encoding ribulose-phosphate 3-epimerase has translation MSRDKLDIIRKSAPSVLPSLLLCDFGDLKGEIARLEDAGSEVLHLDVMDGNFVGNLTYGMPIVEGIRRHSDLPMDVHLMITDPLSYAKPMVDAGADLLTFHVEAVEDAAAVAASIKDLDVGVGVALNPDTPLSAIESCLDIVDMVLVMSVKAGFGGQKFNPIALEKLRSLKSSHPDLLLEIDGGIDGETIGPARAAGCDLFVVGSAIFKKDDYKSAISLLDAAIDGAVS, from the coding sequence ATGTCGCGAGACAAGCTGGATATTATTCGCAAGTCTGCCCCAAGTGTTCTGCCAAGCTTATTGCTGTGTGATTTCGGCGATCTGAAAGGTGAAATCGCACGCTTGGAAGACGCCGGTTCAGAAGTTCTGCACCTGGACGTCATGGACGGAAACTTCGTTGGCAACCTGACCTATGGGATGCCGATTGTCGAAGGAATCCGTCGGCATAGTGACTTGCCAATGGATGTCCATTTGATGATCACGGATCCGTTGTCATACGCCAAACCAATGGTGGATGCGGGCGCGGACCTACTGACGTTTCATGTCGAAGCCGTCGAGGATGCTGCCGCTGTCGCAGCAAGCATCAAAGATCTCGATGTTGGCGTCGGTGTCGCATTAAACCCTGACACCCCATTGAGTGCGATCGAGTCCTGCCTCGATATCGTGGACATGGTTCTAGTGATGAGCGTCAAAGCAGGCTTTGGCGGTCAAAAGTTCAATCCGATTGCACTTGAGAAGCTTCGTTCACTGAAATCGTCTCATCCCGATCTGCTACTGGAAATTGACGGTGGCATCGATGGCGAGACAATCGGCCCGGCTCGCGCAGCTGGCTGCGATCTGTTTGTGGTTGGGTCTGCAATATTCAAGAAAGACGACTACAAGTCTGCGATCTCGCTTTTAGACGCTGCGATCGACGGAGCCGTCTCATGA